One stretch of Miscanthus floridulus cultivar M001 chromosome 18, ASM1932011v1, whole genome shotgun sequence DNA includes these proteins:
- the LOC136521208 gene encoding DNA polymerase lambda-like isoform X2, with amino-acid sequence MAPKRKPAVAAERDPDGIFRSVSAFIVPHGVQARRLEVWKQRLVQMGGRVVEKPTKGELAGVNHVLAMDAKALLREFDAAWLHRFSGSVVSFEWMEECLKSGERLPNHKFAINYEEELKPKNAAGTGNLDAPQPAKRTKMSSEYPGDCQRISGGDRESELAAGGSPGASAHVVEGSSAGKKPNQYASSQSSSADSKDTIGSHGTFDIEEASSGGPSIYAPADLNRNITKIFGRLIDIYRALGDDRRSFSYYKAIPVIEKLPFKIESADQVKGLPTIGKSLKDHINEIVTAGKLSKLEHFENDEKVRTISLFGEVWGVGPATALKLYEKGHRTLDDLRKDESLTNAQRIGLKFFDDIKQRIPRHEVIIVCGGSYRRGKASCGDMDIIITHPDGESHVGFLSKFVQRLKEINFLREDLIFSIHSVDGSDSGVDTYFGLCTYPGRELRHRIDLKVYPRNRYACGLLAWTGNDVLNRRLRLLADSKGYVLDDTGLYLATRGSGGKHAGRSDAIVNCDTEKDVFETLGFPWLEPHERNL; translated from the exons ATGGCGCCGAAGCGGAAGCCCGCCGTAGCGGCGGAGCGGGACCCCGACGGCATATTCCGCAGCGTCTCCGCTTTCATCGTTCCCCACGGCGTCCAGGCTCGCCGCCTCGAG GTGTGGAAGCAGAGGCTGGTGCAGATGGGGGGCCGAGTCGTGGAGAAGCCCACCAAGGGCGAGCTGGCGGGGGTCAACCACGTGTTGGCCATGGACGCCAAGGCGCTACTCCGGGAGTTCGACGCCGCCTGGCTCCACCGCTTCAGCGGG AGCGTGGTGTCCTTCGAATGGATGGAGGAGTGCCTCAAGTCCGGGGAGAGGCTGCCCAACCACAAGTTTGCAATCAATTACGAAGAGGAATTAAAGCCAAAGAATGCGGCTGGCACTGGAAATTTAGATGCGCCACAGCCCGCTAAAAGGACCAAAATGTCATCTGAGTATCCTGGGGACTGCCAGAGAATTAGTGGAGGGGATAGGGAGAGCGAACTAGCAGCTGGAGGGTCTCCTGGTGCAAGTGCACATGTGGTTGAAGGATCAAGTGCTGGAAAGAAGCCTAACCAGTATGCAAGTAGCCAAAGTAGCTCAGCAGATTCCAAGGATACCATAGGTTCTCATGGTACATTTGACATAGAG GAAGCCTCTTCTGGAGGACCCAGCATATATGCTCCAGCAGATTTGAACAGGAACATCACCAAAATTTTCGGAAGGCTTATCGATATCTATAGGG CCCTGGGAGATGACAGAAGATCATTTAGCTATTACAAGGCCATACCGGTGATTGAGAAATTGCCATTCAAAATCGAAAGTGCTGACCAAGTCAAAGGTCTCCCTACTATTGGGAAATCTTTGAAAGACCAT ATAAATGAAATAGTCACCGCTGGAAAACTCTCCAAGCTGGAACACTTTGAGAATGATGAAAAG GTAAGGACCATCAGTTTATTTGGTGAAGTTTGGGGAGTTGGTCCTGCAACTGCGCTCAAGTTATACGAAAAGGGACACCGTACTCTTGATGATCTACGCAAAGATGAATCACTTACAAATGCGCAGAGGATTGGATTGAAGTTTTTTGATGATATCAAGCAAAGAATACCCCGACATGAA GTAATAATTGTTTGTGGAGGATCATATAGACGTGGTAAAGCATCTTGTGGTGACATGGATATTATTATAACTCATCCTGATGGAGAAAG CCatgtaggatttttatccaagtttgTTCAACGGTTGAAGGAAATTAACTTTTTGAGGGAGGATCTTATCTTTAGCATACACAGTGTTGAT GGATCTGATAGTGGGGTCGACACATACTTTGGTCTTTGCACATACCCTGGGCGTGAGCTGCGGCACCGTATCGACTTAAAG GTATACCCGAGGAACAGATATGCATGTGGTCTGCTTGCATGGACTGGAAATGATGTACTAAATCGGCG ATTAAGGCTACTAGCAGATTCTAAAGGATATGTACTTGACGATACTGGATTATATCTAGCTACACGCGGCAGTGGTGGAAAGCAT GCTGGCAGATCGGACGCCATAGTTAACTGTGACACCGAGAAGGATGTGTTCGAGACACTTGGATTCCCTTGGCTGGAACCCCATGAGCGCAACCTTTAG
- the LOC136521208 gene encoding DNA polymerase lambda-like isoform X1, with translation MAPKRKPAVAAERDPDGIFRSVSAFIVPHGVQARRLEVWKQRLVQMGGRVVEKPTKGELAGVNHVLAMDAKALLREFDAAWLHRFSGSVVSFEWMEECLKSGERLPNHKFAINYEEELKPKNAAGTGNLDAPQPAKRTKMSSEYPGDCQRISGGDRESELAAGGSPGASAHVVEGSSAGKKPNQYASSQSSSADSKDTIGSHGTFDIEEASSGGPSIYAPADLNRNITKIFGRLIDIYRALGDDRRSFSYYKAIPVIEKLPFKIESADQVKGLPTIGKSLKDHINEIVTAGKLSKLEHFENDEKVRTISLFGEVWGVGPATALKLYEKGHRTLDDLRKDESLTNAQRIGLKFFDDIKQRIPRHEVSEMEKLLKDVGTDILPGVIIVCGGSYRRGKASCGDMDIIITHPDGESHVGFLSKFVQRLKEINFLREDLIFSIHSVDGSDSGVDTYFGLCTYPGRELRHRIDLKVYPRNRYACGLLAWTGNDVLNRRLRLLADSKGYVLDDTGLYLATRGSGGKHAGRSDAIVNCDTEKDVFETLGFPWLEPHERNL, from the exons ATGGCGCCGAAGCGGAAGCCCGCCGTAGCGGCGGAGCGGGACCCCGACGGCATATTCCGCAGCGTCTCCGCTTTCATCGTTCCCCACGGCGTCCAGGCTCGCCGCCTCGAG GTGTGGAAGCAGAGGCTGGTGCAGATGGGGGGCCGAGTCGTGGAGAAGCCCACCAAGGGCGAGCTGGCGGGGGTCAACCACGTGTTGGCCATGGACGCCAAGGCGCTACTCCGGGAGTTCGACGCCGCCTGGCTCCACCGCTTCAGCGGG AGCGTGGTGTCCTTCGAATGGATGGAGGAGTGCCTCAAGTCCGGGGAGAGGCTGCCCAACCACAAGTTTGCAATCAATTACGAAGAGGAATTAAAGCCAAAGAATGCGGCTGGCACTGGAAATTTAGATGCGCCACAGCCCGCTAAAAGGACCAAAATGTCATCTGAGTATCCTGGGGACTGCCAGAGAATTAGTGGAGGGGATAGGGAGAGCGAACTAGCAGCTGGAGGGTCTCCTGGTGCAAGTGCACATGTGGTTGAAGGATCAAGTGCTGGAAAGAAGCCTAACCAGTATGCAAGTAGCCAAAGTAGCTCAGCAGATTCCAAGGATACCATAGGTTCTCATGGTACATTTGACATAGAG GAAGCCTCTTCTGGAGGACCCAGCATATATGCTCCAGCAGATTTGAACAGGAACATCACCAAAATTTTCGGAAGGCTTATCGATATCTATAGGG CCCTGGGAGATGACAGAAGATCATTTAGCTATTACAAGGCCATACCGGTGATTGAGAAATTGCCATTCAAAATCGAAAGTGCTGACCAAGTCAAAGGTCTCCCTACTATTGGGAAATCTTTGAAAGACCAT ATAAATGAAATAGTCACCGCTGGAAAACTCTCCAAGCTGGAACACTTTGAGAATGATGAAAAG GTAAGGACCATCAGTTTATTTGGTGAAGTTTGGGGAGTTGGTCCTGCAACTGCGCTCAAGTTATACGAAAAGGGACACCGTACTCTTGATGATCTACGCAAAGATGAATCACTTACAAATGCGCAGAGGATTGGATTGAAGTTTTTTGATGATATCAAGCAAAGAATACCCCGACATGAA GTTAGCGAGATGGAGAAGCTTTTAAAAGATGTTGGGACTGATATCTTGCCTGGG GTAATAATTGTTTGTGGAGGATCATATAGACGTGGTAAAGCATCTTGTGGTGACATGGATATTATTATAACTCATCCTGATGGAGAAAG CCatgtaggatttttatccaagtttgTTCAACGGTTGAAGGAAATTAACTTTTTGAGGGAGGATCTTATCTTTAGCATACACAGTGTTGAT GGATCTGATAGTGGGGTCGACACATACTTTGGTCTTTGCACATACCCTGGGCGTGAGCTGCGGCACCGTATCGACTTAAAG GTATACCCGAGGAACAGATATGCATGTGGTCTGCTTGCATGGACTGGAAATGATGTACTAAATCGGCG ATTAAGGCTACTAGCAGATTCTAAAGGATATGTACTTGACGATACTGGATTATATCTAGCTACACGCGGCAGTGGTGGAAAGCAT GCTGGCAGATCGGACGCCATAGTTAACTGTGACACCGAGAAGGATGTGTTCGAGACACTTGGATTCCCTTGGCTGGAACCCCATGAGCGCAACCTTTAG
- the LOC136522743 gene encoding uncharacterized protein, which translates to MLARTLVGGVRTRLAPSLASLLRRRGYASPAASSAAAADDLVIDEDPPRAASTSAVATATTVAATVPTVLQPRVLIYDGVCHLCHRGVKWVIRADKHAKIRFCCVQSKAAEPYLRLVGTDREDVLRRVLFVEGPEAYYEGSTAALKVASYLPLPYSFLSSLLIVPTPLRDAVYDYIAKNRYDWFGKDDECIVTKDKEILERFIDREEMLGGGPSNSFF; encoded by the exons ATGCTCGCCAGAACCCTCGTCGGCGGCGTCCGGACCCGCCTCGCGCCGTCCCTCGCgagcctcctccgccgccgcggctacgcgtcccccgccgcctcctccgccgcGGCCGCCGACGACCTTGTCATCGACGAGGACCCGCCGCgcgccgcctcgacgtccgccgtcgccaccgccaccaccgtggCGGCTACCGTGCCGACCGTCCTGCAGCCGCGCGTGCTCATCTACGACGGCGTCTGCCACCTCTGCCACCGCG GGGTGAAGTGGGTGATCAGGGCGGACAAGCACGCCAAGATCAGGTTCTGCTGCGTGCAGTCCAAGGCCGCCGAGCCATACCTCAGGCTGGTGGGCACGGACAGGGAGGATGTGCTGCGGCGTGTTCTCTTTGTCGAGGGCCCCGAGGCCTACTACGAGGGCTCCACGG CTGCACTGAAAGTTGCATCGTACCTGCCTCTCCCCTACTCATTCCTGAGTTCCTTGCTGATCGTCCCCACCCCACTGCGGGATGCAGTCTATGATTACATTGCAAAGAACCGCTATGACTGGTTTGGCAAAgatgatgagtgcattgtcactAAGGACAAGGAGATTCTGGAGCGCTTCATTGACCGGGAGGAAATGCTTGGTGGTGGTCCCAGCAATAGCTTCTTTTGA